From the genome of Seriola aureovittata isolate HTS-2021-v1 ecotype China chromosome 6, ASM2101889v1, whole genome shotgun sequence, one region includes:
- the lhx9 gene encoding LIM/homeobox protein Lhx9 isoform X1: MEVVGCKTEAGSCTLRPGPGAMLFHGISGDHIQGIMEEMERRSKTESRLAKGMQLNGRESTMPSMSPEKPALCAGCGGKISDRYYLLAVDKQWHLRCLKCCECKLALESELTCFAKDGSIYCKEDYYRRFSVQRCARCHLGISASEMVMRARDSVYHLSCFTCTTCNKTLTTGDHFGMKDSLVYCRLHFETLVQGPEYHPQLNFAELAAKGGGLTLPYFNGTGTAQKGRPRKRKSPAMGIDIPSYNTGCNENDTDHLDRDQQAYPPTQKTKRMRTSFKHHQLRTMKSYFAINHNPDAKDLKQLAQKTGLTKRVLQVWFQNARAKFRRNVLRQENGGVDKADGTSLPPPSSDSGALTPPSSAATLTDLTNPSITVVTSVTSSLDSHDSGSPSQTTLTNLF; this comes from the exons ATGGAAGTTGTGGGCTGCAAGACAGAGGCAGGCAGTTGCACGTTGCGTCCAGGACCGGGAGCCATGCTTTTCCACGGGATCTCCGGGGATCACATCCAAGGGATcatggaggagatggagagaaggtCGAAAACGGAGTCGCGCCTGGCGAAGGGCATGCAGCTCAACGGGAGAGAGTCG ACCATGCCTTCTATGAGCCCGGAGAAGCCTGCTCTGTGTGCCGGCTGTGGCGGCAAGATTTCGGATAGATACTACCTCCTGGCCGTGGACAAACAGTGGCACCTGCGGTGTCTCAAATGCTGTGAATGTAAACTAGCGCTGGAGTCGGAGCTTACGTGTTTTGCCAAGGATGGGAGTATCTATTGCAAAGAGGATTACTACAG AAGGTTCTCCGTGCAGAGGTGCGCGCGCTGCCACCTCGGGATATCGGCCTCGGAGATGGTGATGCGAGCGCGCGACTCCGTGTACCACCTGAGCTGCTTCACGTGCACCACTTGCAACAAGACGCTGACCACGGGCGACCACTTCGGCATGAAGGACAGCCTGGTTTACTGCCGGCTCCACTTCGAGACGCTGGTGCAGGGACCGGAATACCACCCCCAGCTCAACTTTGCCGAGCTGGCAGCCAAGGGCGGCGGCCTCACCCTACCCTACTTCAACGGCACCGGTACGGCACAGAAGGGAAGGCCGCGCAAGAGGAAGAGCCCGGCTATGGGGATAGATATACCCAGCTACAACACAG GCTGTAACGAGAATGACACCGATCACTTGGACCGGGACCAGCAGGCCTACCCTCCAACACAGAAGACCAAACGCATGCGGACCTCCTTCAAACACCATCAGCTGCGGACAATGAAATCCTACTTTGCCATCAACCACAACCCGGACGCCAAGGACTTAAAGCAGCTGGCCCAGAAAACAGGCCTCACTAAGAGAGTTCTACAG GTTTGGTTCCAAAACGCAAGAGCCAAATTCAGAAGGAACGTTTTGCGACAGGAGAATGGAGGTGTTGATAAGGCTGATGGCACCTCACTCCCTCCACCCTCATCCGACAGTGGGGCCCTGACCCCCCCCTCCAGCGCGGCCACACTAACAGACCTGACAAACCCCTCTATCACTGTAGTGACCTCCGTCACCTCTAGTTTGGACAGCCATGATTCGGGGAGCCCTTCGCAAACTACCTTGACAAACCTTTTCTAA
- the lhx9 gene encoding LIM/homeobox protein Lhx9 isoform X3 codes for MEVVGCKTEAGSCTLRPGPGAMLFHGISGDHIQGIMEEMERRSKTESRLAKGMQLNGRESTMPSMSPEKPALCAGCGGKISDRYYLLAVDKQWHLRCLKCCECKLALESELTCFAKDGSIYCKEDYYRRFSVQRCARCHLGISASEMVMRARDSVYHLSCFTCTTCNKTLTTGDHFGMKDSLVYCRLHFETLVQGPEYHPQLNFAELAAKGGGLTLPYFNGTGTAQKGRPRKRKSPAMGIDIPSYNTGCNENDTDHLDRDQQAYPPTQKTKRMRTSFKHHQLRTMKSYFAINHNPDAKDLKQLAQKTGLTKRVLQGEQILGHYSHTSRRLKIP; via the exons ATGGAAGTTGTGGGCTGCAAGACAGAGGCAGGCAGTTGCACGTTGCGTCCAGGACCGGGAGCCATGCTTTTCCACGGGATCTCCGGGGATCACATCCAAGGGATcatggaggagatggagagaaggtCGAAAACGGAGTCGCGCCTGGCGAAGGGCATGCAGCTCAACGGGAGAGAGTCG ACCATGCCTTCTATGAGCCCGGAGAAGCCTGCTCTGTGTGCCGGCTGTGGCGGCAAGATTTCGGATAGATACTACCTCCTGGCCGTGGACAAACAGTGGCACCTGCGGTGTCTCAAATGCTGTGAATGTAAACTAGCGCTGGAGTCGGAGCTTACGTGTTTTGCCAAGGATGGGAGTATCTATTGCAAAGAGGATTACTACAG AAGGTTCTCCGTGCAGAGGTGCGCGCGCTGCCACCTCGGGATATCGGCCTCGGAGATGGTGATGCGAGCGCGCGACTCCGTGTACCACCTGAGCTGCTTCACGTGCACCACTTGCAACAAGACGCTGACCACGGGCGACCACTTCGGCATGAAGGACAGCCTGGTTTACTGCCGGCTCCACTTCGAGACGCTGGTGCAGGGACCGGAATACCACCCCCAGCTCAACTTTGCCGAGCTGGCAGCCAAGGGCGGCGGCCTCACCCTACCCTACTTCAACGGCACCGGTACGGCACAGAAGGGAAGGCCGCGCAAGAGGAAGAGCCCGGCTATGGGGATAGATATACCCAGCTACAACACAG GCTGTAACGAGAATGACACCGATCACTTGGACCGGGACCAGCAGGCCTACCCTCCAACACAGAAGACCAAACGCATGCGGACCTCCTTCAAACACCATCAGCTGCGGACAATGAAATCCTACTTTGCCATCAACCACAACCCGGACGCCAAGGACTTAAAGCAGCTGGCCCAGAAAACAGGCCTCACTAAGAGAGTTCTACAG GGAGAACAAATCTTGGGGCATTACAGCCATACATCCCGACGTTTGAAAATTCCCTAA
- the lhx9 gene encoding LIM/homeobox protein Lhx9 isoform X2, which produces MEVVGCKTEAGSCTLRPGPGAMLFHGISGDHIQGIMEEMERRSKTESRLAKGMQLNGRESTMPSMSPEKPALCAGCGGKISDRYYLLAVDKQWHLRCLKCCECKLALESELTCFAKDGSIYCKEDYYRFSVQRCARCHLGISASEMVMRARDSVYHLSCFTCTTCNKTLTTGDHFGMKDSLVYCRLHFETLVQGPEYHPQLNFAELAAKGGGLTLPYFNGTGTAQKGRPRKRKSPAMGIDIPSYNTGCNENDTDHLDRDQQAYPPTQKTKRMRTSFKHHQLRTMKSYFAINHNPDAKDLKQLAQKTGLTKRVLQVWFQNARAKFRRNVLRQENGGVDKADGTSLPPPSSDSGALTPPSSAATLTDLTNPSITVVTSVTSSLDSHDSGSPSQTTLTNLF; this is translated from the exons ATGGAAGTTGTGGGCTGCAAGACAGAGGCAGGCAGTTGCACGTTGCGTCCAGGACCGGGAGCCATGCTTTTCCACGGGATCTCCGGGGATCACATCCAAGGGATcatggaggagatggagagaaggtCGAAAACGGAGTCGCGCCTGGCGAAGGGCATGCAGCTCAACGGGAGAGAGTCG ACCATGCCTTCTATGAGCCCGGAGAAGCCTGCTCTGTGTGCCGGCTGTGGCGGCAAGATTTCGGATAGATACTACCTCCTGGCCGTGGACAAACAGTGGCACCTGCGGTGTCTCAAATGCTGTGAATGTAAACTAGCGCTGGAGTCGGAGCTTACGTGTTTTGCCAAGGATGGGAGTATCTATTGCAAAGAGGATTACTACAG GTTCTCCGTGCAGAGGTGCGCGCGCTGCCACCTCGGGATATCGGCCTCGGAGATGGTGATGCGAGCGCGCGACTCCGTGTACCACCTGAGCTGCTTCACGTGCACCACTTGCAACAAGACGCTGACCACGGGCGACCACTTCGGCATGAAGGACAGCCTGGTTTACTGCCGGCTCCACTTCGAGACGCTGGTGCAGGGACCGGAATACCACCCCCAGCTCAACTTTGCCGAGCTGGCAGCCAAGGGCGGCGGCCTCACCCTACCCTACTTCAACGGCACCGGTACGGCACAGAAGGGAAGGCCGCGCAAGAGGAAGAGCCCGGCTATGGGGATAGATATACCCAGCTACAACACAG GCTGTAACGAGAATGACACCGATCACTTGGACCGGGACCAGCAGGCCTACCCTCCAACACAGAAGACCAAACGCATGCGGACCTCCTTCAAACACCATCAGCTGCGGACAATGAAATCCTACTTTGCCATCAACCACAACCCGGACGCCAAGGACTTAAAGCAGCTGGCCCAGAAAACAGGCCTCACTAAGAGAGTTCTACAG GTTTGGTTCCAAAACGCAAGAGCCAAATTCAGAAGGAACGTTTTGCGACAGGAGAATGGAGGTGTTGATAAGGCTGATGGCACCTCACTCCCTCCACCCTCATCCGACAGTGGGGCCCTGACCCCCCCCTCCAGCGCGGCCACACTAACAGACCTGACAAACCCCTCTATCACTGTAGTGACCTCCGTCACCTCTAGTTTGGACAGCCATGATTCGGGGAGCCCTTCGCAAACTACCTTGACAAACCTTTTCTAA